Within the Candidatus Bipolaricaulota bacterium genome, the region GACTCGATCGCTCAACTCCGCGGCCGCCGCGATCCGGAGGAACTCGTCCGGCGCCCCCTCGGGTTCCAATAGCTGGAGGATGTTGGAGTAGGTGACTTGGATGTCGGCGTCGTTGTCCACCAGGTCGGCCGGGCGCTTGAACACGGCCTGGACATAGGCCGCATCCGGGTTGAGTCTGATCCAGTCGATTCCGGCCTCCTGCCATCCCTGGTAGTGGAGGACGATGTGCGGGTAGTCGGGGGTGGCCTGGACGTGGTCCTTCACCGAGCCGATGACGATCGCCCGCAGGTTCGGGAGCTGTTCGAGCACCCGGGCGTAGTAGCGGCTCATGTCGCGGATCTCCCAGTAGGAGCGTGCCTCGTCCAGGGTGGCGACGTCCTCGGGCCAGGGATCGATGAGACCACGCGCGACGGCGGCTTCTAGGACAGCTGTAGAATAGACTCGCTTCTCCATCCCTGCGAACTCCCCGATGTAGGCTCCCAGGGTGTAGTCGGCGTCGTCGTAGGTGCCGTTGCCGTTGAGGTCGAAATAGAGCACTCCCTTCTCCCAGCTCCGCTGTGGCCCCCAGCCCATCGGGCTCGCTGAGGGGTCCCAGCGCAGGTTGGAATAATCCACGTCGCAGACCGCCCCGTCCGCGGTGAGGCGGCAGGAGCCGGGGATGTAGGCCGGATTCGGCTTGTTCCGCGAGCCGATATCCACGGTGGTGAACTGGACCCCAGCCGGATTCTCCCAACCGACATACCAGTCAACCTCCATCTTCTTTCCAAACAGTCCCATGGCCACCACCGCCGTGTTCCCTCCGTTGGATGAACCCACCAATCCCACCTGAATGATCGGGTATGGAATGAGATCAGTGATGGTGCAGCCGTTGTGGTCCGGGAGTTCCCCGCGCAGGAAACGGACTACGTCTCGGACGGCTGCGAGCGAAGCGAGGCCGCGGTGGTCGTAGGTTCCACCGGAGCGAGTCGCGCCGTCACCGCCGCCAGGGAACGCGAACAGCACCCGCACCAGTCCCTGTTCGATCCAGGGATCGATCGGTCCTTTCCGCAGTGTCACCGATCCGGTCGTGTCCGCTCCAGGAACGGCGACGACCGCTGGCGCTCCCGCTGGATAACGGGGCGTTTCCGGATAGATCAACTGCACTACTATCCCCTTGTCCGGGGCCGCCTCCGACGGGATCCAAGTGAGTACCGCCCAGCCTCCGGTGACGGGCTGGACCTGCTCTCTTGGGCAGGAGCTGTCTTCCGCTGCACTTCCGAGAGAGATCATTACCACCAAGAGCAACAGGGTGAACAGCGATACATTTCGTATGGTCACGTGCCTAACCTCCTTGGGTTGGTTTGAAAGTTAAATCAGGCTGTTTCATCGGCTGGACCGTTATGCGCTCAGCCTCGATCGCCTGTGAAGCAGTGGAGAAAGTGGATCCAAAAATGAGAAGGAAGAGGATCAGTAACTGTGGTTTCACTTTGCCCACCTGTACTTAAATTACACTTATAACCGCTGTAAGTTTCACTTTGGCAGATGAAGAAGAGTTGTTCGACTAAAACAGGGAGGCTAACATAATCGTGATGAACTGGGAAAGGGTGTGGAACGTCCTTAGATGGGTGCTGGCGGTGCTTGCCGCCGGTTTCGTCGGCCATTTCGGCCGCGTCCTCGCTGAATGGATCATCCACCGCCGCGCCCGGCGCACCGAGGCATCGTCCCCGGAGCGGTACGCAGCCGAACTGGAGAAGAAGCGAGTAAAGGCACAGATGAAGCTCGAGAAGAAGAGGATTAAGGCCGAGGCGAAGCGGAGAAAAAAGGAGGAATAGCTATTCCTCCTCTTCCTTCACTTCGATGATCTCCATCCCGTTGTAGTAACCGCAGTGCGGACAAGCGCGGTGGGGGAGCTTCGGCTCGTGACAATGTGGACACTCGGTCACCGCCGGGACGCGCATGCGCTGATGGGTCCGCCGTGCCCGCGCTTTCGCCCGTGAGGTCCTATATTTTGGTACAGCCATTTGTCATTCCTCCTGAGTATCATCCAGATGGGAGGAAGAGTTTAGCCGCTCTCCGGCGCGGGCGCAACCTCGTGGATGATCGTCACCGGCCCATCGTTCACGAGCTCGACCTCCATCTTCGCCCCGAACTCTCCGGTCTGGACCGGTATTCCCTCGTCTCGGAGCGCAGCGACAAACCTATCAAACAGCGGAGCCGCCTCCTCCGGCGGAGCGGCGGCGACGAAGCTCGGGCGCCGTCCCTTGCGCGTATCGGCGTACAGGGTGAAC harbors:
- a CDS encoding NHL repeat-containing protein, whose product is MTIRNVSLFTLLLLVVMISLGSAAEDSSCPREQVQPVTGGWAVLTWIPSEAAPDKGIVVQLIYPETPRYPAGAPAVVAVPGADTTGSVTLRKGPIDPWIEQGLVRVLFAFPGGGDGATRSGGTYDHRGLASLAAVRDVVRFLRGELPDHNGCTITDLIPYPIIQVGLVGSSNGGNTAVVAMGLFGKKMEVDWYVGWENPAGVQFTTVDIGSRNKPNPAYIPGSCRLTADGAVCDVDYSNLRWDPSASPMGWGPQRSWEKGVLYFDLNGNGTYDDADYTLGAYIGEFAGMEKRVYSTAVLEAAVARGLIDPWPEDVATLDEARSYWEIRDMSRYYARVLEQLPNLRAIVIGSVKDHVQATPDYPHIVLHYQGWQEAGIDWIRLNPDAAYVQAVFKRPADLVDNDADIQVTYSNILQLLEPEGAPDEFLRIAAAAELSDRVYTDDWRTNLDEPLSATGGEAALALPHSVLRLSNGHTLITDGSAGPPDRRGLGPRGGKIVEMDAAGKTIWEYSDGIDFPHHAELSPDGKRVLIADTGNNRVIEVEIATGRVLWDTRDIQLSDGSHLNYPNDANYLPDGDFLITDRNNHRVLVIDRSGQVKWQFGETSVPGNDGAHLRTPHNADLLPNGDVIIADSNNNRILEVSPAGKVVWEYCPQGARALNWPRDADRLANGNTLITDSKNGRVIEVTPEGDVVWEFRDLQMPYEADRLSNGNTLISDSGNHRVIEVDPLGKIVWVYPFNPS
- the rpmF gene encoding 50S ribosomal protein L32; translated protein: MAVPKYRTSRAKARARRTHQRMRVPAVTECPHCHEPKLPHRACPHCGYYNGMEIIEVKEEEE